The DNA window TACAGGACGTGGTGAGCGCCAGAAGGAAAGAGGCCGCCACCGCCGTCACTGCGCCCTGCCGGTACGCTCTCCTTGTCATCGTGGTCAACCCCCCATCCGGGTGTTCCTGTACCGCGTCCTGCCGGCCCCGCATACCCCCGCCGGACCGGCCATAGAGTGGCCCCGGGTCGCGCCGCCCGACGCCCCGGGGCGGAGGGGCCGCGCCCGGAGAGGGCCGATGCCGTGCGTCCGAAGCGCGAGAACCGCCGCAACCTGACCGCCGCACTGCTGGCGGCGCTGGTGGTGAGCGCCACCGCCCTCCTGGCCGTCTACCCCAAGGAGGCCTTCGAGGCCGCCGCCGACGGCTTCCACGTCTTCCTGGACATGGTCTTCCCCTCGCTGCTCCCCTTCTTCGTCGTCTCGGAGCTGATGCTGGGGCTGGGTGTGGTCCACGGCCTGGGCGTGCTCCTGGAGCCGCTGATGCGCCCGCTCTTCAACGTGCCGGGCGTGGGCGCCTTCGCCCTCTCCATGGGGCTGGCGGCCGGCTACCCCATGGACGCGGTGATCACCGCCCGTTTCCGCCGCGACGGCCTCTGCACGCGGGTGGAGGGCGAGCGCCTGCTGGCGTTTACCAATACGGCAGACCC is part of the Bacillota bacterium genome and encodes:
- a CDS encoding sporulation integral membrane protein YlbJ; this encodes MRPKRENRRNLTAALLAALVVSATALLAVYPKEAFEAAADGFHVFLDMVFPSLLPFFVVSELMLGLGVVHGLGVLLEPLMRPLFNVPGVGAFALSMGLAAGYPMDAVITARFRRDGLCTRVEGERLLAFTNTADP